A part of Melittangium boletus DSM 14713 genomic DNA contains:
- a CDS encoding biotin carboxylase produces MSSAEHEPVALLFQATPPPEIDGIRKPMKPGGYSDSGADIAHALRAAGVPVLTPRASPDPTQALDWVFPDTAEGIAQALDGGARVLWANTVLFSGHPLESVAGKGVRVVGQHPARVDRYDDKWLTNEVLRAGGCPVPASTLVALDEGPSTLALDSLTDARLEQGGLRFPLVVKPIRGRGSEGVRLVTSLSELKSYAAGLLAARDAAGHPRYGQRLMLEQFLPGTEVTLTVMPPGAYRIDGAERTFAEHWSLPAVRRFNHHEGIAPYNGVVAVVNNSVRISDAERQAPAMRNLEEWCAVAARKVGALAPIRIDCRSSEDGAFFLFDLNMKPNMTGAGRPGREDQDSLCSMAAAGVGWSYQELLLNMLRQAWRFA; encoded by the coding sequence ATGTCTTCCGCCGAGCACGAGCCCGTTGCCCTGTTGTTCCAGGCCACACCCCCTCCGGAGATCGACGGCATCCGCAAGCCGATGAAGCCAGGGGGGTACAGCGACAGTGGCGCCGACATCGCCCATGCCTTGCGCGCGGCGGGCGTTCCCGTCCTCACGCCGCGCGCCTCTCCCGACCCCACTCAGGCCCTGGATTGGGTCTTCCCCGATACCGCCGAGGGCATTGCCCAGGCGCTCGATGGGGGTGCTCGCGTCCTGTGGGCCAACACCGTGCTGTTCTCCGGGCACCCGCTGGAGTCCGTGGCCGGAAAGGGCGTGCGCGTCGTCGGCCAGCATCCGGCGCGCGTGGACCGCTACGACGACAAATGGCTCACCAATGAGGTGTTGCGCGCGGGGGGTTGCCCCGTGCCCGCCTCCACCCTGGTGGCCCTCGACGAGGGCCCCAGTACCCTGGCGCTGGACTCCCTGACGGATGCGCGGCTCGAGCAGGGGGGCTTGCGCTTCCCCCTGGTCGTCAAACCCATCCGGGGACGGGGCAGCGAGGGGGTGCGCCTGGTCACATCCCTCTCCGAGTTGAAATCATACGCCGCCGGATTGCTCGCGGCGCGGGATGCCGCTGGACACCCTCGTTATGGTCAGCGCCTGATGTTGGAGCAATTCCTCCCCGGCACCGAGGTCACCCTGACGGTCATGCCTCCGGGTGCCTACCGCATCGACGGCGCCGAGCGGACATTCGCCGAGCACTGGTCCCTGCCCGCCGTCCGGCGCTTCAACCACCACGAGGGCATCGCGCCCTACAACGGCGTGGTGGCGGTCGTGAACAACAGCGTGCGGATCTCCGATGCCGAGCGGCAAGCACCCGCCATGCGGAATCTGGAGGAGTGGTGCGCCGTGGCCGCGCGGAAGGTGGGAGCGCTCGCCCCCATCCGGATCGACTGCCGCTCCTCGGAGGACGGGGCGTTCTTCCTGTTCGACCTGAACATGAAGCCCAACATGACGGGAGCGGGCCGCCCCGGACGCGAGGATCAGGACAGCCTCTGTTCCATGGCCGCGGCGGGCGTGGGTTGGTCCTACCAGGAGTTGTTGCTCAACATGCTGCGTCAAGCGTGGCGCTTCGCGTAG